The window GCCGGACTCCTCGAAGGGTTGCCGGACCGTCGTCAGATCGGCGGCGGCGGCCGACTCACCGTCGTCGAAGCCCATCACGGCGAGGTCCTCGGGCACCCGCAGCCCGCGGTCGCGCGCGGCCAGCAGCACACCGACGGCCAGCAGGTCGTGGTGGGCCATCACCGCGGTCGGGCGGTCGGGCCGGTCCAGCAGCTGGCCGGCCGCCACCCGGGCGCCGGCCACGGAGTTGTCGCTGGCGGCGATGAGGACCGGGTCCGGCCCGGCACCCGCCATCACCTCACGGAAACCGGCGAGCCGCTTGATCGCCTGCGACTCGTAGTCGGCGACCTGGCGCTCGAGAAGGTAGCCGCACCGGGTGTGGCCCCGTTCGACGAGATGCCGGGCGGCGATCCGGCCGCCGTCCACGTCGTCGACGAGAACCCGTGAGAAGAAGTCACTCTCGGCGTCCACCGCCACCGTCGGCAGGCCGCGCCGGTGGAACCGCTCGGCGATGCCGTGCTCGATGTCCAGGCCCATCACGATGAGACCGTCCAGACGTCCGTGGATCGGCATGCTGGCCAGCGTCGGGGACGACGTGGACGCGGCGGACTCGTGGTCGTAGACGACGACCTCCATACCCCCCGCGCCGGCCGCGCCGATGACGCCGGACAGCCGGCGCAGGAACGACGCGTAGGACGTGAACGGCGCCATGACGCCGATCCGCCCCGTGCCCTTGCGGGCGAGGTCGGCGGCGGCGACCTTGGGTACGAACCCGAGTTCGTCCGCCGCCGCGAGCACCCGCCGCCGCGTCTCTGCGCTGACCCGGTCGGGCTTGTTGACCGCGTTGGACACCGTCGAGATGCTCACGCCGGCACGCTCGGCCACCTCGTAGATGGTGATGCGATCAGCGTGCACGTCGACCGTTCTCGTCCCCGGCCGCCGGACGGCAGCTCCTCTTCGGTGAAAGTCCCTCGGTCAGAGGATAGGTGTCGGCGTCGGCGGATGGACGCGCCGTGCGGCGCGCTCCGACGAGCGCTGGTCCTGGCTGACTCCGCGGACCGCACCCGGTCGTTGCAACGGTGTCCCCGGGCCGCGTCGTCAGCGACCGGGTGCTCCAGCGGGTGCATCCCGGTCCGCCGGCAGCCCGGCCCGTCCGGTAGTGGGGGTGCGGAGCCGGGAGGCGACCGGCCCGCCCGCGAACGCATCCGTGCCTCCGTCGCAGGCGCGGCCGTCCCGGTCCGGGTGCGGGTGGCCGCGGTCGGGGTGGGCCTCGTGGACCGGCTCCGATCCGAGGTGGGCACCGGGCGACGATCTTCGTCACGTCCTCGACGAACCGGAGCCGAACGGCGAGGAACTACGCTGAACAGATGAGTGCCGCCCCCCTTTTCTCCACGGCGGCACCCGTGCACCACGTGGCGGAACGCATCACCGCGGCCCGCTCGGTGCTCATCCTCTCCCACGTCAACCCCGACGCCGACACCCTGGGCAGCGCACTCGCGCTGGGCCTGGCACTGGATGCCCGGGGCACTTCCGTCGAGGTCGCGTTCGACGAGCCCGCCGTCCCGGAGTCCCTCGCCGCCCTGCCCGGGCAGCACCTCGTCACCCGGGATCCGTCCCGCACCGCGGACCTCGTCGTCTGCGTCGACGTCGCCTCGTCCGGGCGGCTCGGTGGACTGGTCGACATCCTGGAGACGGCCCGCGACAGCATCGTCATCGACCACCACGCCAGCAACCTCGGCTTCGGCCGGCTGAACTGGATCGACCCGCACGCCGAAGCCACGGTGGTGATGATCGCGGCGCTGCTCGACGAGCTCGGCTGCCCGCTCACCACCGAGATCGCCACCGACCTGTACGCGGGCCTGGCCACCGACACGGTCAACTTCCGCTTCGCCAGTCCCGCCGGACACCGGCTCGCCGCCCGGCTCCTCGAGGCCGGCGTCGTCGCCGACGAGGTGCTGCGGCCGATCTCCGACACCCATCCGTTCGGCTGGCTGACCATGCTCGGCACCGTGCTCACCGCCGCCGTCCTGGACCCGGCCGGCGCCCGCGGTCTCGGCCAGGTCGTGGTCAGGATCCCGCTCGAGACCGCCGCCGGGCTGCGCCGCGAGGAGCTCGACGCGGTGATCGACATCGTCCGGACCAGCGCCGAGGCCGAGGTCGCGGTGGTCGCCAAGCAGACCGACGACGACGTCTGGCAGGTGTCGTTGCGCTCACACGGCGCGTTGGACGTCGCCGAGGTCGCCGTCCGCTGCGGGGGTGGCGGGCATCCGCGCGCGGCCGGCTACACCTTCGTCGGCAGCGGCGCGGCGTTGACGGCCCAACTCGACAGCGCGTGGAACGTCCCTCTGACGTGAGCACCGACATCAGCCGCCGCGCATGGGCCGTCTGGGGCATCGGCGCCGGTGTCTACATGCTGGCGGTGTTCAACCGCAGCACCCTCGGCGTGGCCGGTCCGGACGCCTTGACCCGTTTCGGCATCGAGTCCGCGGCGCTGGGCATCTTCATCACCCTGCAGCTGGCCGTCTACGCCGGGATGCAGGTGCCCGCCGGCATCCTCATCGACCGGTTCGGCCCCCGCCGGATGCTGCTGACCGCCGCCCTCGTCATGGCCGTCGGTCAGCTCGGTTTCGCCTTCGCGCCGAACTACCCGCTGGCGCTGGTCTCCCGCGGCATCCTCGGCTGCGGCGACGCGATGACCTACGTCAGCGTGCTGCGGCTCATCTCGGCCTGGTTCCCCGGCCGCCGCTACCCGCTGCTGACCTCGTTCTCCGGGTTCTTCGGCGTCGTCGGCAACGTTGCGGCCACCGTCCCGCTGGCCGCCCTGCTGCCGATCTGGGGGTGGGTGCCGACGTTCTCGCTGGCCGGCGGACTGTGCCTGGTGTACGCGCTGGTGCTGGTGCGCAAGGGCACCGAACCGCCGCCGTACCTGGCCCAGGCCGCCCCGGCCGAGGCCGTCCGGGGCCGGCAGCTGGCCGGCGAGGTGTCGAGGTCGTTCCGGGAGCCCGGTGGCCGGCTCGGCTTCTGGGTGCACTTCACCACCATGAGCGGCTCCGCGGTGTTCACCGTGCTGTGGGGTTTCCCGTACCTGACCGCGGCGCTGGGTTACTCCCGCGGTCTGGCGTCCAGCCTGCTGCTGCTGACCGTCGTGGCGCAGTGCCTGTTCTCGGTGTCGCTGGGCACCCTGCTCGGCCGGCGGCCGTCCATCCGGGTGCCGGTGGCGTTCGGGGTGAGCATCCTCAACCTGGCGATCTGGGGGCTGCTCATCGGCTGGCCGGGTGGGCATCCGCCCCTCGGGGTGATCGTCGTGATGATGGTGCTGCTGGCCGTCGGTGGCCCGTCGTCGATGGTCGGCTTCCTGCTCGCGCGTGACTACAACCCGCGGCACCGGATCTCCACCGCCACCGGACTGGTCAACTCCGGCGGCTGGATCGCCACCCTGACCGGGGTGCTGCTGGTCGGCCAGATCCTCGACATCGTCGAGCCCGGACCGGTGAAGACCACCACCGGCTACCGCTGGGCGTTCGTGGCGATCCTGCTGCTCACCGCCTTCGGTCTGTACCGGCTCACGGTCTGGTGGCTGCGGGTCCGCCGGCAGCTGCTGGAGTTGCAGGCGGCCGGCGGCCACGGCCCCATCGAGGTGCACCCGCACCGCTTCGACCGCCACGTCGGCGGATCCACCCCTACCGGAGGCACCCCCTGATCCCCGGCCTGCTGCTGGTCGACAAGCCCACCGGGCCCACCTCGCACGACATCGTCGGGCGCGGCCGCCGGGTGCTCGGCACCCGCCGGGTGGGTCACGCGGGCACCCTCGACCCGCTCGCGTCCGGCCTGCTGGTCCTCGGGGTGGAACGTGGCACCAAGCTCCTCGGACACCTCGCGTTGAAGGACAAGTCCTACCTCGCGACCATCCGGCTCGGGCAGGCCACCACCACCGACGACGCCCAGGGCGACGTCGTGAGCAGCACGGACGCGACCGCGGTCGGCGACGACGCCCTCGCCGCCGGGATCGCCGCGCTCACCGGTGACCTGATGCAGGTGCCCAGCTCGGTGTCGGCGATCAAGGTCGACGGCAAGCGCGCCTACGACCTGGTCCGGTCGGGTGCGACGGTGACGCTGGCCGCACGGCCGGTCACCGTCAGCCGGTTCGACGTCCTCGCGATCCGTCGCGGCGCGGAGGTCGGCACCGACACCGGCGGCGGGCCCACCGGCACGCGCGTGGTGGACGTGGACGTGATGGTGGACTGCACCACCGGTACCTACATCCGGGCCCTGGCGCGCGACCTCGGGACCGCTCTCGGGGTCGGGGCGCACCTGACCGCGCTGCGCCGCACCCGGATCGGTCCGTTCGGCGTGGGCGGTGCGCTGGATCTGTGGTCCATGGGGGCGGACGACCGCGACACCGCGCACGCCGCGATCCTGCCGGCCCCACGGGCCGCCGAGCTCTCGTTCCCGATCCGCCGGGCGTCGGCCGACGAGGCCCGCGATCTGTCCTACGGGCGTCCGCTGGCGGCGGCGGGAATCAACGGCACCTACGCGGTGCTGGACACTGCAGGAGAACTGCTCGCACTGCTGGCCGAGGACGGCGAGCGGGCGAAGCCCGTGCTGGTGTGGCACGCGGCGAGCTGAGGAGGAGTCGACGGTGCAGCGCTGGCGAGGCGTGGACGAGGTACCCACCGGGTGGGGGCGCTGTGTGCTCACCGTCGGGGTGTTCGACGGGCTGCACCGGGGTCACCAGAAGATCGTCGGTGCCGCCGTGGACAGAGCCCGGGCGCTGGGCCTGCCGGCCGTGATGATGACGTTCGACCCGCACCCCGCCGAGGTCATCCGGCCCGGCAGTCATCCGGCCGAGCTGACGCCGCTGCGCCGCCGCGCCGAGCTCGCCGAGGGTCTCGGGGTGGACGTGTTCTGTGCGTTCCCCTTCACCGGTGCGGTCGCCGCGACCTCGCCGGAGAGCTTCGTGCACGAGGTGCTGGTCGAGAGGCTCTTCGTCGCCGAGGTCATCGTCGGACACGACTTCCGGTTCGGGCACAAGGGAGCCGGGACGGTGGCGTTGCTGCAGGACCTGGGGGAGCGCTGGGGGTTCCGGGCCGAGGGTGTGGAGCTGCTGTCCGAGGGTGCCTCGAAGATCTCCTCCACCTACGTGCGGGCCTGTGTGGCCGCCGGTGACGTCACCGCCGCGGCCGCCGCGCTGGGCCGGCCGCACCGGGTCGAGGGCGTCGTCGTGCACGGTGACGGGCGCGGCACCGGCCTGGGCATCCCCACCGCCAACCTGGACACCACCCCGCACGCCGCCATCCCCGCCGACGGTGTCTACGCCGCCTGGCTGCAGGTCGGCACCCGCCGGTCACCCGCCGCGGTGTCGGTCGGCACCAACCCGACCTTCGAGGGCAAGGAACGTCGGATCGAGGCGTTCGCGT is drawn from Nakamurella deserti and contains these coding sequences:
- a CDS encoding LacI family DNA-binding transcriptional regulator; translation: MHADRITIYEVAERAGVSISTVSNAVNKPDRVSAETRRRVLAAADELGFVPKVAAADLARKGTGRIGVMAPFTSYASFLRRLSGVIGAAGAGGMEVVVYDHESAASTSSPTLASMPIHGRLDGLIVMGLDIEHGIAERFHRRGLPTVAVDAESDFFSRVLVDDVDGGRIAARHLVERGHTRCGYLLERQVADYESQAIKRLAGFREVMAGAGPDPVLIAASDNSVAGARVAAGQLLDRPDRPTAVMAHHDLLAVGVLLAARDRGLRVPEDLAVMGFDDGESAAAADLTTVRQPFEESGRAAVDLLLRNDGRSSVRTTTMLDVELVPRSTT
- a CDS encoding DHH family phosphoesterase, with the protein product MSAAPLFSTAAPVHHVAERITAARSVLILSHVNPDADTLGSALALGLALDARGTSVEVAFDEPAVPESLAALPGQHLVTRDPSRTADLVVCVDVASSGRLGGLVDILETARDSIVIDHHASNLGFGRLNWIDPHAEATVVMIAALLDELGCPLTTEIATDLYAGLATDTVNFRFASPAGHRLAARLLEAGVVADEVLRPISDTHPFGWLTMLGTVLTAAVLDPAGARGLGQVVVRIPLETAAGLRREELDAVIDIVRTSAEAEVAVVAKQTDDDVWQVSLRSHGALDVAEVAVRCGGGGHPRAAGYTFVGSGAALTAQLDSAWNVPLT
- a CDS encoding MFS transporter, with the protein product MSTDISRRAWAVWGIGAGVYMLAVFNRSTLGVAGPDALTRFGIESAALGIFITLQLAVYAGMQVPAGILIDRFGPRRMLLTAALVMAVGQLGFAFAPNYPLALVSRGILGCGDAMTYVSVLRLISAWFPGRRYPLLTSFSGFFGVVGNVAATVPLAALLPIWGWVPTFSLAGGLCLVYALVLVRKGTEPPPYLAQAAPAEAVRGRQLAGEVSRSFREPGGRLGFWVHFTTMSGSAVFTVLWGFPYLTAALGYSRGLASSLLLLTVVAQCLFSVSLGTLLGRRPSIRVPVAFGVSILNLAIWGLLIGWPGGHPPLGVIVVMMVLLAVGGPSSMVGFLLARDYNPRHRISTATGLVNSGGWIATLTGVLLVGQILDIVEPGPVKTTTGYRWAFVAILLLTAFGLYRLTVWWLRVRRQLLELQAAGGHGPIEVHPHRFDRHVGGSTPTGGTP
- the truB gene encoding tRNA pseudouridine(55) synthase TruB, with the translated sequence MHPYRRHPLIPGLLLVDKPTGPTSHDIVGRGRRVLGTRRVGHAGTLDPLASGLLVLGVERGTKLLGHLALKDKSYLATIRLGQATTTDDAQGDVVSSTDATAVGDDALAAGIAALTGDLMQVPSSVSAIKVDGKRAYDLVRSGATVTLAARPVTVSRFDVLAIRRGAEVGTDTGGGPTGTRVVDVDVMVDCTTGTYIRALARDLGTALGVGAHLTALRRTRIGPFGVGGALDLWSMGADDRDTAHAAILPAPRAAELSFPIRRASADEARDLSYGRPLAAAGINGTYAVLDTAGELLALLAEDGERAKPVLVWHAAS
- a CDS encoding bifunctional riboflavin kinase/FAD synthetase, whose translation is MQRWRGVDEVPTGWGRCVLTVGVFDGLHRGHQKIVGAAVDRARALGLPAVMMTFDPHPAEVIRPGSHPAELTPLRRRAELAEGLGVDVFCAFPFTGAVAATSPESFVHEVLVERLFVAEVIVGHDFRFGHKGAGTVALLQDLGERWGFRAEGVELLSEGASKISSTYVRACVAAGDVTAAAAALGRPHRVEGVVVHGDGRGTGLGIPTANLDTTPHAAIPADGVYAAWLQVGTRRSPAAVSVGTNPTFEGKERRIEAFALDGGGNFYGRRVAIDFVERLRGMWKFESAELMMAEIDRDISRTHAILGTSPVEA